From Pseudomonas fluorescens, one genomic window encodes:
- a CDS encoding acyltransferase family protein, with protein MTSLMEPKTSAAQPQFAHPEYRPDIDGLRAVAVLAVVFYHAFPVWLKGGFIGVDVFFVISGYLISIIIFKNLESGSFRFSEFYGRRIKRIFPALILVLGSCCLFGWFVLFPDEYSQLGKHLAGGSAFISNIVLWDESGYFDTSAEIKPFLHLWSLGIEEQFYILWPLVLWLAWKKRANALSLIVVGCLLSFGLNINNIHSDPSSTFYLPQTRAWELLAGSLLAYLSIYRSPSIDKIAHITDSALCRIFFNPAPSPNGNTLKNTLSITGIALIGSGLLYITKEDAFPGWWASLPVAGAFLIIAAGPDAWINKNILASRPFVWFGLISFPLYLWHWPLLAFARIIQGEVPAREIRIAAVVIAIVLAWMTYRFLERPLRNNKSRFKTPTLIILMASIGVTGLIIFNLDGLPRREAVKSAEAFNSQFVGPLWKFTKNDTCINRYPFKEAESYGWWFCMTNRDEKPTILLLGNSYANHLFPGLAANKKTSHQTILSIGACPPNVGEPSDENTEPTTTPCSGNRAYHQKLLINSIIEKDKTIKYAILDGLDKKPDERAKASVEERVAYLEKNGIHVILFVPHITTTHDLKSCFSRPLKRGPSACDVSQHARETAMNDFKPMIDSILSKHPNVRVFDQNELFCNFLGCSLVKNGMPLFRDEYSHYSEYASTEVAKLFVIWAEKNLPGILEK; from the coding sequence ATGACTTCACTCATGGAGCCGAAGACCTCTGCTGCCCAACCCCAGTTTGCACATCCTGAATATCGGCCGGACATTGACGGGCTTCGTGCAGTCGCGGTCCTGGCTGTCGTGTTTTATCACGCGTTCCCGGTCTGGCTCAAAGGTGGGTTCATCGGCGTTGATGTATTTTTTGTCATCTCCGGATATTTGATATCGATTATCATTTTCAAAAATCTGGAAAGCGGCTCATTCAGGTTTTCCGAGTTCTACGGACGTCGTATAAAGCGAATTTTTCCGGCACTGATTCTGGTTCTTGGGTCCTGTTGTTTGTTTGGCTGGTTCGTGTTGTTTCCTGACGAGTATTCTCAGTTGGGCAAGCATTTGGCCGGTGGTTCTGCATTCATTTCCAACATCGTATTGTGGGATGAAAGCGGCTACTTCGACACTTCCGCTGAAATCAAACCCTTCCTGCACTTATGGTCGCTCGGCATCGAAGAGCAGTTTTATATTCTCTGGCCGTTAGTATTGTGGTTGGCCTGGAAGAAACGGGCCAACGCTCTGTCTTTGATAGTCGTCGGCTGCTTGCTGTCGTTTGGTCTCAACATAAACAACATTCACAGCGACCCGTCCTCAACATTCTATCTACCGCAGACCCGGGCTTGGGAACTGCTTGCCGGATCGCTGCTTGCCTACTTGTCAATCTATCGAAGCCCATCGATAGACAAAATAGCGCACATCACAGACTCGGCTTTATGCAGAATCTTCTTCAACCCTGCGCCAAGTCCAAACGGCAATACGCTCAAAAATACGCTCTCCATTACCGGTATTGCCCTTATCGGCAGTGGCTTGCTGTATATCACCAAAGAAGACGCCTTCCCAGGTTGGTGGGCGAGTCTTCCGGTGGCAGGAGCATTTCTGATTATTGCGGCTGGGCCAGATGCCTGGATCAATAAGAACATCCTCGCCAGCAGACCATTCGTCTGGTTTGGCCTGATCAGCTTCCCGCTTTATCTCTGGCACTGGCCGCTTCTGGCATTCGCGCGGATCATTCAAGGCGAAGTACCCGCCAGAGAAATCAGAATCGCGGCTGTCGTCATTGCGATCGTTTTAGCCTGGATGACCTACCGGTTTCTTGAGCGTCCACTACGCAACAATAAAAGCCGATTCAAGACGCCGACTCTGATTATCCTGATGGCAAGCATCGGAGTGACCGGCCTTATCATTTTCAATCTGGATGGACTTCCGCGACGCGAGGCGGTTAAAAGCGCAGAGGCGTTCAATAGCCAATTTGTCGGACCGCTATGGAAGTTCACCAAAAACGACACCTGCATTAACCGCTACCCATTCAAAGAGGCGGAGTCATACGGCTGGTGGTTTTGCATGACCAATCGAGATGAAAAGCCGACGATCCTGTTACTGGGCAACAGCTATGCAAACCATTTATTTCCAGGTCTTGCGGCGAACAAAAAGACAAGCCATCAAACTATTCTTTCAATCGGCGCCTGCCCGCCCAATGTGGGCGAGCCTTCTGATGAAAATACAGAGCCGACGACAACTCCGTGTTCTGGCAATCGGGCCTACCATCAAAAACTCCTGATTAACAGCATCATTGAAAAAGACAAAACAATAAAATATGCCATCCTCGACGGCCTCGACAAGAAGCCCGATGAACGCGCCAAGGCTAGCGTTGAAGAACGGGTAGCCTACCTTGAAAAAAATGGCATCCACGTCATACTTTTCGTCCCGCACATTACGACAACGCACGACCTGAAAAGCTGTTTTTCTCGCCCACTCAAGCGTGGCCCGAGTGCTTGCGACGTTAGTCAACACGCTCGAGAAACGGCGATGAATGACTTCAAACCAATGATCGACAGTATCCTGAGCAAACACCCGAACGTACGAGTATTTGATCAGAATGAGCTGTTCTGCAACTTCCTCGGTTGCTCTCTTGTAAAAAACGGGATGCCTCTGTTCAGAGATGAATACAGTCATTACTCCGAGTACGCGAGCACCGAAGTGGCAAAGTTGTTTGTCATCTGGGCGGAGAAAAACTTACCGGGAATTCTGGAAAAATAA
- a CDS encoding DUF1254 domain-containing protein, giving the protein MNSSRKFLFCILPLCAALGSAMHAQAATPDLLLSTPATPDAVEKGMQADGYSLAISAYNWGYPLVRMERVAREYTKVPSPKPDTSYRAGLNQIGWATSLASPSAKDMPTANNDTYYMSSVLDLTEPYVLTVPDTHDRYYVVDVFNMWQELEHYVGRRTTGTQAGKFVLVPPGWKGELPKDAKRLDVSTKKIWLWGRIHVKQGEDVAPILALQKQFSVVPLSGKAHQDDTLPALPQTGDDPLGFFSELASALKDNPVKPDDKALFAQFARIGLTEKGFSPDKLNPATRKGLEEGLKDAPYVAIASLASTSEVRNGWNWVTGLDSFGYNYPLRAMVAGPYLGGQGEHEAMYPIRFTDSKNQPLTGDNQYEVKLASAPPVNAFWSLTMYDASDKMLVDNEINRYKVGTDTQGLKVASDGSITIPISHKKPQGENAANWLPAPQGGFYVLLRLYQPKEDVLSGKWQLPQLNKVN; this is encoded by the coding sequence ATGAACTCATCACGCAAGTTCCTGTTTTGTATTCTGCCCCTGTGTGCCGCGCTCGGCAGCGCCATGCACGCCCAAGCCGCCACACCGGATTTATTGCTGTCCACGCCGGCAACCCCCGATGCAGTGGAAAAGGGCATGCAGGCCGATGGCTACAGCCTGGCGATCTCGGCCTACAACTGGGGTTATCCGCTGGTGCGCATGGAACGAGTGGCACGTGAGTACACCAAGGTTCCCTCACCCAAGCCCGACACCAGTTACCGGGCAGGCCTGAACCAGATCGGCTGGGCCACTTCGCTGGCGTCACCGTCCGCCAAGGACATGCCCACCGCCAACAACGACACCTACTACATGAGCTCGGTGCTGGACCTGACCGAGCCCTACGTGCTGACCGTGCCCGACACCCATGACCGTTATTACGTGGTCGATGTGTTCAATATGTGGCAAGAACTTGAGCATTACGTAGGGCGGCGTACCACCGGTACCCAGGCCGGGAAATTCGTCCTGGTGCCGCCGGGCTGGAAGGGCGAACTGCCAAAGGATGCGAAGCGTCTGGACGTATCGACCAAAAAAATCTGGCTGTGGGGGCGCATTCACGTCAAGCAGGGTGAGGATGTGGCACCTATTCTCGCCTTGCAGAAACAGTTCAGTGTCGTGCCCTTGAGCGGCAAGGCGCACCAGGATGACACCTTGCCGGCGTTGCCGCAGACCGGCGACGACCCGCTGGGTTTCTTCTCCGAACTGGCTTCGGCGCTCAAGGACAATCCGGTCAAGCCTGACGACAAGGCACTGTTTGCCCAGTTCGCCCGTATCGGCCTGACGGAGAAAGGTTTTTCGCCCGACAAACTGAACCCGGCCACGCGCAAGGGGCTGGAGGAGGGTTTGAAAGATGCGCCCTATGTTGCGATTGCCTCGCTGGCCAGTACGTCCGAAGTCCGCAACGGCTGGAACTGGGTGACCGGTCTGGATAGCTTTGGCTACAACTATCCGCTGCGCGCCATGGTGGCGGGGCCGTATCTCGGCGGCCAGGGTGAGCATGAGGCGATGTACCCGATCCGCTTCACCGACAGCAAAAACCAACCCCTCACCGGCGACAATCAATACGAGGTTAAACTGGCTTCGGCACCGCCGGTCAATGCCTTTTGGTCACTGACCATGTACGACGCCAGCGACAAGATGCTGGTCGATAACGAGATCAATCGCTACAAGGTCGGCACCGATACGCAGGGTTTGAAAGTCGCGTCGGACGGTTCGATCACGATTCCAATTTCCCACAAAAAACCTCAAGGCGAAAATGCCGCCAACTGGCTGCCGGCCCCGCAGGGCGGCTTCTATGTACTGCTGCGTTTGTACCAGCCGAAAGAAGACGTATTGTCCGGCAAGTGGCAGTTGCCGCAGTTGAACAAAGTCAATTGA
- a CDS encoding arylsulfatase, protein MNSSSTLKRWCSAIALLAAGVTSQAMAADKPNILVIFGDDIGITNISRYSNGLMGYQTPNIDRLAKEGVMFTDYYGEQSCTAGRAAFITGQHPVRTGLTKVGIPGAAVGLKPEDPTIAELLKPLGYTTGQFGKNHLGDRDEYLPTNHGFDEFFGNLYHLNAEEGPEDPDWTKNPAMDKLFRPRGVIHSTVDGKIEDLGALTKKRMETIDEEFLAASTHFMDKAVKADKPFFVWFNSTRMHYYTHISDKVAGRSGQGEYNDGMLEHDDQVGQLLKKLDELGVADNTIVIYSTDNGVHFNQWPDAGITPFRGEKNTNWEGGFRVPAIVRWPNHIKPDTLSNQVMSHQDWMPTLLAAAGVTDVKEQLLKGYKAGAKNFKVHLDGYNFLPYLQGQEAKGPRTDFYYFSDDGKLLGVRDGDWKLVFAEQRAHQFDVWRDPFVELRIPKVFNLRRDPFERADTDSNNYNQWWDKKVGIVAMPALVRVQQFLGTFQQFPPRQRPATFTADQMVEKFMHYQTQ, encoded by the coding sequence ATGAATTCGAGCTCCACGCTCAAGCGCTGGTGCAGTGCGATCGCATTGCTCGCGGCAGGCGTTACGTCACAGGCCATGGCCGCAGACAAACCGAATATTCTGGTGATTTTCGGTGATGACATCGGCATCACCAACATCAGCAGGTACAGCAACGGCCTCATGGGCTATCAGACGCCCAATATCGACCGCCTAGCCAAAGAGGGCGTGATGTTCACCGACTATTACGGCGAGCAGAGCTGCACGGCGGGGCGCGCGGCCTTCATCACCGGCCAGCATCCAGTGCGCACCGGCCTGACCAAGGTCGGCATCCCAGGTGCCGCTGTGGGCCTGAAGCCGGAAGACCCAACCATCGCCGAGTTGCTCAAACCGCTCGGATACACCACGGGGCAGTTCGGCAAGAACCACCTGGGTGACCGCGATGAATACTTGCCGACCAACCATGGCTTCGACGAGTTCTTCGGCAATCTCTATCACCTCAATGCCGAAGAAGGTCCGGAAGACCCGGACTGGACCAAGAACCCTGCGATGGACAAGCTGTTCCGTCCCCGCGGCGTGATTCACAGCACTGTCGACGGCAAGATCGAGGACCTCGGTGCCCTGACGAAAAAACGCATGGAAACCATAGACGAAGAATTCCTCGCGGCCTCGACCCATTTCATGGACAAGGCGGTCAAGGCGGACAAGCCGTTCTTTGTCTGGTTCAACTCCACACGCATGCATTACTACACCCACATCAGCGACAAAGTCGCCGGCAGGTCGGGGCAGGGCGAGTACAACGATGGGATGCTCGAACATGATGACCAGGTCGGCCAGTTGTTGAAAAAGCTCGATGAACTGGGTGTCGCCGATAACACCATCGTCATCTACTCCACCGACAACGGTGTGCACTTCAATCAGTGGCCGGACGCAGGCATCACCCCGTTCCGCGGCGAGAAAAACACCAACTGGGAAGGCGGTTTCCGCGTACCGGCCATCGTCCGCTGGCCGAACCACATCAAGCCCGACACCCTCTCCAACCAGGTCATGTCGCACCAGGACTGGATGCCAACCTTGCTCGCCGCCGCAGGGGTCACCGACGTCAAGGAACAGTTGCTCAAGGGATACAAGGCCGGCGCGAAAAACTTCAAGGTGCATCTGGATGGCTACAACTTCCTGCCGTACCTGCAAGGCCAGGAAGCCAAGGGCCCGCGCACCGATTTCTACTACTTCAGCGACGACGGCAAATTGCTCGGCGTGCGTGACGGTGACTGGAAGCTGGTGTTCGCCGAGCAGCGGGCGCACCAGTTCGATGTCTGGCGTGATCCTTTTGTAGAGCTGCGCATCCCCAAGGTTTTCAACCTGCGACGCGATCCGTTCGAGCGTGCGGACACTGACTCCAACAACTACAACCAGTGGTGGGACAAAAAAGTCGGCATCGTCGCCATGCCGGCCCTGGTGCGGGTCCAGCAATTCCTTGGCACCTTCCAGCAATTCCCGCCGCGCCAACGTCCGGCCACCTTCACCGCCGACCAGATGGTCGAGAAGTTCATGCATTACCAGACCCAGTGA
- a CDS encoding DUF1254 domain-containing protein: MRNTFSYSLLALAMVVVLAGGAQADVGQPAAGIPGIPAGTVITPASATVIAQDAYLWGWPIVNAFNRRTSFSRAPEPGLVGGILPAAPTGYISMLTDYITPEQRWIAHPNQDVVYGFGYGATDDDPMVLQVPDFADRYWVYALYDARSEEFSRLGKQYGTRPGNYLVVGPNWKGTVPEGITQVIQSPTELVAVGPRVFLDDSAEDRQAIQSVLNQVVVYPLSRYTGKTVTKDWKATPHFPAPQKTSAEVRWVNPETFFDQLPEVLAKVPPLAGEESRYAMMKALLDAAAKDPAVKAAIVKAAIDTEEKVVSPLFSFQTNGSRLPNGWNSPTNVARWGNDYLTRTATAKSNMYTNQPEETRYFFLEVDDKGQRLQGDHRYTLTFPKGQTPPADGFWSLTMYDPQHFFAPNALDRYSLGTKNSKSLKYNADGSLTLYVQHDSPGKDKESNWLPAPSSDFEVTIRTYWPKAEVLSGEWTPPGAVRLD, encoded by the coding sequence ATGAGGAACACCTTCAGCTACTCCTTGCTGGCCCTTGCCATGGTCGTTGTGCTGGCGGGCGGCGCCCAGGCTGATGTCGGCCAACCAGCCGCCGGGATCCCGGGCATCCCGGCCGGCACTGTCATCACACCTGCCAGCGCCACAGTCATCGCCCAGGACGCCTACCTGTGGGGTTGGCCGATCGTCAACGCCTTCAACCGCCGCACGTCCTTCTCCCGAGCTCCGGAACCGGGATTAGTGGGCGGCATTCTGCCGGCGGCGCCGACCGGCTATATCAGCATGCTCACCGACTACATCACGCCGGAGCAACGCTGGATCGCGCACCCCAACCAGGACGTGGTGTATGGCTTTGGTTATGGCGCCACCGACGACGATCCAATGGTCTTGCAGGTGCCGGACTTCGCTGATCGTTACTGGGTGTATGCGCTTTATGATGCCCGCAGTGAAGAGTTCTCCAGACTGGGCAAACAGTACGGCACCCGACCCGGCAACTATCTGGTGGTCGGGCCGAACTGGAAGGGCACCGTACCCGAGGGCATCACCCAGGTCATCCAGTCGCCTACCGAACTGGTCGCCGTTGGCCCGCGTGTCTTTCTGGACGACAGCGCCGAAGACCGCCAGGCCATTCAGTCGGTCCTCAACCAGGTGGTGGTTTATCCGCTGAGCCGGTACACCGGCAAGACGGTCACCAAGGACTGGAAGGCCACGCCGCATTTCCCTGCGCCGCAAAAGACTTCTGCGGAAGTGCGCTGGGTGAACCCCGAGACTTTCTTCGATCAGCTGCCTGAAGTGCTCGCCAAGGTGCCACCGCTTGCCGGGGAAGAAAGCCGCTACGCGATGATGAAGGCGCTGCTCGATGCCGCCGCCAAGGACCCGGCGGTCAAGGCCGCCATCGTCAAGGCCGCCATCGACACTGAAGAAAAGGTGGTATCGCCGCTGTTCTCGTTCCAGACCAATGGCTCACGGCTGCCCAATGGCTGGAACTCGCCGACCAACGTGGCGCGCTGGGGCAATGACTACCTCACGCGCACGGCCACCGCCAAGTCGAACATGTACACCAATCAACCCGAAGAAACCCGCTACTTCTTCCTTGAAGTGGACGACAAAGGCCAGCGTCTGCAGGGCGATCATCGATACACCCTGACCTTTCCCAAAGGCCAGACACCGCCGGCGGACGGCTTCTGGTCGCTGACCATGTACGACCCTCAGCACTTCTTCGCCCCCAACGCCCTTGACCGTTATTCCCTGGGCACAAAAAACAGCAAAAGCCTGAAGTACAACGCCGACGGCTCGCTGACTCTGTATGTGCAGCACGACTCGCCCGGCAAGGACAAGGAAAGCAACTGGCTCCCGGCGCCCAGCAGTGATTTCGAAGTGACCATCCGCACCTATTGGCCAAAGGCCGAGGTGCTCAGCGGCGAATGGACGCCGCCAGGCGCTGTGCGTCTGGACTGA